A region from the Natronorubrum halophilum genome encodes:
- a CDS encoding protein kinase family protein, translating to MTNDNITAGEDVAAALINAFPEREIEKVLPAGPSWNDRNEAVRVEFADGKPVFLKIAADSDGARITRECAVIDYVGTHCNVVVPTVVTSGTTGEPPYLVTAPMRERSLAAQWQS from the coding sequence ATGACAAACGACAACATCACAGCAGGCGAAGACGTCGCGGCAGCCCTCATTAATGCGTTTCCCGAGCGAGAGATTGAGAAAGTGCTTCCCGCGGGACCGTCTTGGAACGACCGAAACGAGGCGGTGCGTGTCGAGTTCGCCGACGGCAAACCGGTGTTTCTAAAGATCGCCGCAGATAGTGATGGGGCTCGAATCACTCGGGAATGTGCTGTTATCGACTACGTCGGTACACACTGTAATGTAGTTGTGCCAACAGTGGTTACAAGCGGGACCACCGGTGAACCCCCGTATCTCGTTACGGCACCGATGCGCGAGCGGAGTCTCGCAGCTCAATGGCAGAGTTGA
- a CDS encoding phosphotransferase family protein: MAELSKTKRTTVLQQIGIALADVNSQEFEQHSHIVGGDADGLILDTGSWTTILVERIEMMRELASSDRFEHYYDEVIEGVKANQERLDLAPATLVHGDPAMPNSFRSETTLGFIDWEIAHIGDPARELHRAQNQLLESRDLGDDERLVTALHDGYRQRAGSLPVGLDERASIYDAVRFLGTAGFFDKVVEFSDESPEEVATWIEAEMTERLTAIQ, from the coding sequence ATGGCAGAGTTGAGCAAAACTAAACGAACGACCGTTCTCCAACAAATCGGGATCGCCCTCGCAGACGTTAATTCTCAGGAGTTCGAGCAACACAGTCACATCGTGGGTGGTGATGCGGACGGGTTGATCCTCGATACCGGATCGTGGACCACTATCCTCGTTGAGCGAATCGAGATGATGCGAGAACTGGCGTCTTCGGATCGCTTTGAGCATTATTATGACGAGGTGATCGAGGGTGTCAAAGCAAATCAAGAGCGTCTCGACCTCGCACCTGCGACTCTCGTCCACGGCGATCCGGCCATGCCAAACTCCTTCCGGAGCGAAACGACGCTCGGCTTCATCGATTGGGAAATTGCGCATATCGGCGACCCCGCCAGGGAGCTCCACAGAGCGCAAAACCAGCTACTCGAATCGAGAGACCTTGGAGATGACGAACGGCTCGTGACTGCACTCCACGACGGGTACCGACAACGCGCTGGGTCCTTACCAGTCGGACTAGATGAGCGTGCGTCAATTTATGATGCAGTTCGATTCCTCGGGACGGCTGGATTCTTCGACAAAGTCGTTGAGTTCTCCGACGAGTCGCCTGAAGAAGTTGCGACGTGGATTGAAGCAGAGATGACCGAACGCCTTACCGCCATTCAATAA
- the glmS gene encoding glutamine--fructose-6-phosphate transaminase (isomerizing), with protein MCGIIARIGHDDAAETLLSGLENLEYRGYDSAGIAVQNGSGVKVHKCSGEVSDLKSTLDVHPNGNMGIGHTRWSTHGPPTDENAHPHTDTVGDVAVVHNGVIDNYDELKADLKANGHEFESDTDTEVIPHLIDEYRTETGDTELAVRRAVDTLEGSYAIAAIVDGENAVYAARKGSPLVLGLNDEEWFLASDVPAFLDYTDEVIYLEDGDIVVLNPDSYRITDLEGSPVDRPVDTVDWDPEDAGKGEYDHYMLKEINTQPTALSNTIEGRVEDGDVAFETLPADSFEDIETVQFVACGTSYHAAMYGAQLLRTAGVRTEVIRASEYESMSGPVDENTLVVAVTQSGETADTLDAVRRATDGGAQSLAVTNVVGSTAARTADDAVYIRAGPEVGVAATKTFSSQAVTLALLTQRIAADVPDATPAEDRAAMLEDLENLPQHVETVLETSQAEALARETVDSESYFFIGNGLGHSVALEGALKFKEITYEHAEGFASGELKHGPLALVTEQTPLFAVATGDDKKTKTNAIEAQSRGAPIVAIGPDEHPLVDVADTHLSVPDTHPVWAGLLANVQLQLLSYHAANLLGRPIDKPRNLAKSVTVE; from the coding sequence ATGTGCGGGATTATCGCGCGGATCGGCCACGACGATGCGGCGGAGACGCTGCTTTCGGGCCTCGAGAATCTCGAGTACAGAGGGTACGACTCGGCGGGGATCGCCGTCCAGAACGGATCCGGAGTCAAAGTCCACAAGTGCTCGGGCGAAGTGTCCGACCTCAAATCGACCCTTGACGTCCATCCGAACGGAAACATGGGGATCGGGCATACCCGCTGGAGCACGCACGGGCCGCCGACTGACGAGAACGCCCACCCCCACACGGATACGGTCGGCGACGTCGCGGTCGTCCACAACGGTGTCATCGACAACTACGACGAGCTCAAGGCGGATCTCAAAGCGAACGGCCACGAGTTCGAAAGCGACACCGACACGGAAGTGATCCCACACCTCATCGACGAGTACCGGACGGAAACCGGCGACACCGAACTCGCCGTCCGTCGAGCCGTCGACACGCTCGAGGGAAGCTACGCGATCGCCGCGATCGTCGACGGCGAGAACGCGGTGTACGCCGCACGGAAGGGGTCACCTCTTGTTCTCGGACTCAACGACGAGGAGTGGTTCCTTGCCAGCGACGTCCCGGCGTTCCTCGATTACACGGACGAAGTGATCTACCTCGAAGACGGCGATATCGTCGTCCTCAACCCCGACTCCTATCGGATCACCGATCTCGAGGGATCGCCGGTCGACCGACCGGTCGACACCGTCGACTGGGACCCCGAGGACGCGGGGAAAGGCGAGTACGACCACTACATGCTCAAGGAGATCAACACCCAGCCGACGGCGCTCTCGAACACGATCGAGGGCCGAGTCGAGGACGGTGACGTCGCCTTCGAAACCCTCCCCGCCGACTCGTTCGAGGACATCGAGACCGTGCAGTTCGTCGCCTGTGGAACGTCCTACCACGCGGCGATGTACGGCGCACAGCTCCTGCGGACGGCCGGCGTTCGTACGGAGGTCATCCGCGCGAGCGAGTACGAGTCCATGTCCGGACCGGTCGACGAAAACACGCTCGTCGTCGCGGTCACCCAGAGCGGCGAGACTGCGGACACGCTCGATGCGGTCCGAAGAGCGACGGACGGCGGCGCACAATCGCTCGCCGTCACCAACGTCGTCGGCTCGACGGCTGCCCGTACGGCGGACGACGCGGTCTACATTCGGGCCGGCCCGGAGGTCGGCGTCGCCGCGACGAAGACGTTCTCCTCGCAGGCCGTTACGCTCGCATTGCTCACCCAGCGCATCGCCGCCGATGTGCCGGACGCGACGCCCGCCGAGGATCGAGCCGCGATGCTCGAGGACCTCGAAAACCTTCCACAGCACGTCGAAACCGTTCTCGAGACGAGTCAGGCCGAGGCGCTCGCCCGGGAGACCGTCGACAGCGAGTCGTACTTCTTTATCGGTAACGGGCTCGGCCACTCGGTGGCGCTCGAGGGGGCGTTGAAGTTCAAGGAGATCACCTACGAGCACGCGGAGGGCTTTGCGTCCGGCGAACTCAAACACGGGCCGCTCGCGCTCGTCACCGAGCAGACGCCGCTGTTTGCGGTCGCGACCGGTGACGACAAGAAGACGAAGACGAACGCGATCGAGGCCCAGTCGCGCGGTGCGCCGATCGTCGCCATCGGTCCGGACGAACACCCGCTCGTCGACGTCGCCGATACGCACCTGTCGGTTCCGGACACTCATCCCGTCTGGGCGGGGCTGCTCGCGAACGTTCAGCTCCAGTTGCTCTCCTATCACGCCGCGAACCTGCTCGGTCGGCCGATCGACAAGCCGCGCAACCTCGCAAAGAGCGTCACCGTCGAATGA
- a CDS encoding helix-turn-helix transcriptional regulator yields MSDEGEVVRLLVANHGRIRQHQIAEETGWSKSKVSRICSQMHSDGTIEKTSVGRENVITLSDRETTDETQLDDAERPLP; encoded by the coding sequence TTGAGCGACGAGGGAGAGGTGGTTCGGCTGCTCGTTGCAAACCACGGTCGCATTCGACAGCATCAGATCGCCGAAGAGACCGGGTGGTCGAAGTCGAAAGTCAGTAGGATCTGTTCGCAGATGCACTCCGACGGCACGATAGAGAAGACGTCGGTCGGCCGAGAGAACGTCATTACCCTGTCCGATCGGGAGACAACCGACGAGACGCAGTTGGACGACGCTGAAAGACCGCTCCCGTAA
- a CDS encoding nucleotide sugar dehydrogenase, with protein MTTTISDTEKRADEREDEQYPLHSSDKGTTLRHTEEQSAREATICVVGLGYVGLPLAVGFAQSNYRVIGYDVDESTVDQLQEGVDTTGDLSDESIQDGDISYTTDATEIAEADYVIIAVPTPIDEDDQPDLSYVESAATTVGSKMEPGTTVILESTVYPGSTREVLIPELESASGLSAGTDFFVGYSPERATPGDAEHGLKDVVKVVGGQTEEVLEDVATLYESVVDAGVHRAPSIEVAEASKVVENTQRDLNIAYVNELSMALERLDIDGQAVLEAAGTKWNFHDYRPGLVGGHCIPVDPYFFTYRSAREGFDPELMRMSRKVNESVPGYVADLTIKALNECHKTLRDSRVLVLGLSYKPGVGDIRSSKVTNAVDTLQEYDIDIEGFDPFADNDAVRESFEIEVQDQLSFEGFDAILLATPHAEFEQLDLEAVAGDLAEDPALIDVTGALEEDAAVEAGFVYRRL; from the coding sequence ATGACCACAACAATCAGCGACACGGAGAAGCGAGCGGACGAACGAGAGGACGAGCAGTACCCACTCCACTCGAGTGACAAAGGTACCACCCTCAGACACACCGAAGAGCAGTCCGCCCGAGAGGCGACGATCTGTGTCGTCGGGCTCGGCTACGTCGGATTACCGCTCGCGGTTGGCTTCGCACAATCGAACTACCGCGTCATCGGGTACGATGTCGACGAATCGACTGTCGACCAACTGCAGGAGGGTGTGGATACGACCGGTGACCTCTCCGACGAATCGATCCAGGACGGCGACATCTCGTATACGACCGACGCAACCGAAATCGCCGAGGCAGACTACGTCATCATCGCCGTTCCGACGCCGATCGACGAAGACGATCAGCCGGATCTGAGCTACGTCGAGAGCGCGGCGACTACCGTCGGCTCGAAGATGGAGCCCGGAACGACGGTCATCCTCGAGTCGACCGTCTACCCGGGGTCGACGCGAGAAGTCCTCATTCCGGAACTCGAGTCGGCGTCCGGGCTGTCCGCCGGAACGGACTTTTTCGTCGGCTATTCGCCCGAACGTGCGACGCCTGGCGATGCCGAACACGGGCTCAAAGACGTCGTCAAGGTCGTTGGCGGACAGACGGAAGAGGTGCTCGAGGACGTGGCCACCCTCTACGAGTCGGTCGTCGACGCGGGCGTCCATCGCGCCCCGTCGATAGAAGTCGCCGAAGCGTCCAAGGTCGTCGAAAACACCCAACGCGACCTCAACATCGCGTACGTCAACGAGCTCTCGATGGCGCTCGAGCGACTGGATATCGACGGGCAGGCGGTCCTCGAGGCTGCCGGCACGAAGTGGAACTTCCACGACTACCGGCCGGGACTGGTCGGCGGCCACTGCATCCCGGTCGACCCGTACTTCTTTACGTACCGGTCGGCCCGAGAAGGGTTCGATCCCGAACTGATGCGAATGAGTCGGAAGGTAAACGAGTCGGTCCCCGGCTACGTCGCCGACCTGACGATCAAAGCGCTCAACGAGTGTCACAAGACGCTCCGGGACAGTCGCGTGCTGGTTCTGGGACTGTCGTACAAGCCGGGCGTCGGTGACATTCGAAGTTCGAAGGTCACAAACGCCGTCGATACGCTTCAGGAGTACGATATCGATATCGAGGGATTCGACCCGTTCGCGGACAACGATGCGGTTCGAGAATCATTCGAAATCGAGGTTCAGGATCAACTCTCGTTCGAGGGCTTTGATGCCATTCTGCTCGCGACCCCGCACGCGGAGTTCGAGCAACTGGACCTCGAGGCCGTGGCAGGCGACCTCGCGGAGGATCCCGCGTTGATCGACGTGACGGGTGCCCTCGAGGAAGACGCGGCCGTCGAGGCCGGATTCGTCTACCGGAGGTTATGA
- a CDS encoding DUF354 domain-containing protein: MQVVITIQHPGHVHFFRHPIDELESRGHEVHVFARESDVAIELLEAYGIDHEVLAGESGSLLSLATVQATYEMRLLRRAQRIDPDVITAIGGVAAAHVASVLGTKSLVFYDTEHATLITKLAYPFADVICTPSCYREEIGPSQETYDGYHELAYLHPDRFDPDPSVLEATDLSPSDTFAVVRLSSWEASHDVGHGGFDDPRDLIEKLEDAGVSVLLTIEGEPPSDLESYQFTTPPEKMHDLLAYADVVVSEGATTAAEAAVLGTPAVYVNPASLGYTIELEDEYGLLFGFNGSDRHTRALQKIDDILEEPDETWERRRNRLLEERIDVTEYVVQRIEALAHTRAMNPTPATNTS; encoded by the coding sequence ATGCAAGTTGTGATAACGATCCAGCATCCGGGACACGTCCACTTCTTTCGCCACCCCATCGACGAGCTTGAGTCCCGCGGCCACGAAGTCCACGTCTTCGCGCGCGAGAGCGACGTGGCGATCGAACTCCTCGAGGCGTACGGTATCGACCACGAGGTACTGGCCGGCGAGTCGGGATCGCTGCTCTCGCTGGCGACGGTCCAGGCGACCTACGAGATGCGACTGTTGCGTCGAGCACAGCGGATCGATCCCGACGTAATCACGGCTATCGGCGGCGTTGCCGCTGCCCACGTCGCCTCGGTGTTGGGCACGAAGAGCCTCGTCTTCTACGACACCGAGCACGCGACGCTCATCACGAAGCTCGCGTACCCGTTCGCGGACGTGATCTGTACGCCGTCGTGCTATCGGGAGGAGATCGGACCGAGCCAGGAGACCTACGACGGCTATCACGAACTCGCCTACCTCCATCCCGACCGGTTCGACCCCGACCCGTCCGTTCTCGAGGCGACCGACCTGTCGCCGTCGGACACCTTTGCCGTCGTTCGGCTCAGCAGCTGGGAGGCCTCCCACGACGTCGGCCACGGCGGGTTCGACGACCCTCGAGACCTCATCGAGAAACTCGAGGACGCGGGGGTTTCGGTCCTGCTCACGATAGAAGGGGAACCGCCGTCCGATCTCGAGTCCTACCAGTTTACGACGCCGCCGGAGAAGATGCACGACCTGCTCGCGTACGCGGACGTCGTCGTTAGCGAAGGGGCGACGACCGCCGCCGAAGCTGCGGTGCTCGGTACGCCGGCGGTTTACGTGAACCCGGCGTCCCTCGGCTACACGATCGAACTCGAGGACGAATACGGGCTGTTGTTCGGATTCAACGGGTCGGACCGCCACACTCGAGCGCTACAGAAGATCGACGATATCCTCGAGGAGCCGGACGAGACGTGGGAACGTCGTCGGAACCGCCTCCTCGAAGAGCGGATCGACGTGACCGAGTACGTCGTTCAGCGGATCGAGGCGCTCGCGCATACGCGCGCGATGAACCCAACTCCTGCAACCAATACGAGCTAA
- a CDS encoding glycosyltransferase — MKVLQLVTSPRPFFDQQVSVLEERGVDCTVLGVPGAHSGDSGRSVSDYVKFHPKILSAVRSTEYDLVHANYGLVAPFALAQPTRPVVVTLWGSDLMSELGWLRSLSRYGARRSDAAIVPSRTMSRALDTEHELIPFGVDTDLFRPIPRREAREHLGWETDRPVALFPYDRDRSVKDFPRARRLVERADADIELRTITGVDHEEMPYYMSASDVLLVTSRRESGPMVVKEAAACNLPIVSTDVGFVRETVENVTNCFVSDADGDLIAGLETVVEAGGRSNGREEIDGLSLDTLGEALLGLYRRVLDSNEPAGQRTGVSHGV, encoded by the coding sequence ATGAAGGTACTCCAGTTGGTCACCTCGCCGCGGCCGTTTTTCGACCAGCAGGTGTCCGTCCTCGAGGAGCGGGGCGTCGACTGCACCGTTCTCGGCGTCCCCGGAGCGCACAGCGGCGATTCGGGTCGGTCGGTGTCGGATTACGTCAAGTTCCATCCGAAGATCCTCTCAGCCGTTCGATCGACGGAGTACGATCTGGTCCACGCGAACTACGGTCTCGTCGCACCGTTCGCCCTCGCTCAACCCACCCGACCGGTGGTTGTGACGCTGTGGGGATCTGACCTGATGAGCGAGTTGGGTTGGCTTCGATCGCTCAGTCGATACGGTGCCCGCCGCTCGGACGCGGCGATCGTTCCGAGCCGAACGATGTCGCGCGCACTCGATACCGAGCACGAACTGATTCCCTTCGGCGTCGACACCGACCTGTTCAGGCCGATCCCGCGCCGGGAGGCCCGTGAGCACCTCGGTTGGGAGACCGACCGACCCGTCGCGCTCTTCCCGTACGATCGCGATCGATCCGTAAAGGACTTCCCGCGGGCTCGCCGGCTGGTCGAACGGGCCGACGCCGATATCGAACTGCGGACGATCACCGGCGTCGACCACGAGGAGATGCCCTACTACATGAGCGCGAGCGACGTCCTCCTCGTGACGTCGCGACGCGAGAGCGGCCCCATGGTCGTCAAGGAGGCCGCCGCGTGTAATCTCCCGATCGTCTCGACCGACGTCGGATTCGTCCGCGAGACGGTCGAGAACGTGACGAACTGTTTCGTCAGCGACGCCGACGGTGATCTGATCGCCGGACTCGAGACCGTCGTCGAAGCGGGCGGTCGTTCCAACGGCCGCGAAGAAATAGACGGGCTCAGCCTCGACACGCTCGGGGAAGCGCTCCTCGGCCTGTATCGACGAGTGCTCGATTCGAACGAACCGGCTGGCCAGCGAACGGGGGTAAGCCATGGGGTATAA
- a CDS encoding DUF1616 domain-containing protein codes for MSDNHWWFFDLAVVIAVTGTLTFGVFSGVDGITRIAVTIPLVLFLPGYALVSAMFPDKPNDNYQSFDEEKTGLGNPLLASGGLETIERLVLSVVFSVALVPATALIASATPRGLTLGMVLSGIALLTVALSLIAIGSRYRCPPEQRFVPRLSSEPLFFTQRQNAFRRTNPRPYNIALVVALILLVASGGFAVANSPEHDGFTEFSVDTEDVTGETDTMYESTYTAGQPNELQTTITNQENEERTYTTVVLLEQVSYEDDGVTVHETEELVRESTTVADGETHQQTLNVTPSMQGDEFRLTVLLYEGDPPSDPTTENAYRAINLPIELE; via the coding sequence ATGAGCGACAACCACTGGTGGTTTTTCGATCTGGCAGTCGTCATCGCGGTCACTGGTACCCTCACGTTCGGCGTATTTTCCGGAGTTGACGGCATCACAAGAATAGCGGTAACGATTCCGCTCGTTCTCTTTCTTCCGGGGTATGCGCTCGTCTCGGCCATGTTTCCCGACAAACCGAACGACAACTACCAGTCGTTCGACGAGGAGAAAACCGGACTCGGAAATCCACTGCTGGCTTCCGGAGGACTCGAGACGATCGAACGGCTCGTCCTGTCAGTGGTGTTTAGTGTCGCCCTCGTTCCGGCGACCGCCCTTATTGCGTCCGCAACCCCTAGGGGTTTGACGCTCGGAATGGTGCTTTCCGGGATTGCGTTACTCACCGTCGCGCTATCACTGATCGCGATCGGTTCTCGCTATCGGTGTCCACCGGAGCAACGATTCGTGCCGAGGCTCTCGTCGGAACCGCTGTTTTTCACGCAACGACAGAACGCGTTCAGGAGAACGAACCCGCGGCCGTATAACATCGCACTCGTTGTCGCATTGATCCTTCTCGTGGCGAGCGGCGGCTTTGCAGTTGCCAACTCGCCGGAACACGACGGATTTACTGAATTTTCAGTCGACACCGAGGACGTGACCGGCGAAACCGATACGATGTACGAGTCGACGTACACTGCCGGCCAGCCCAACGAATTGCAGACGACGATCACCAACCAGGAGAACGAAGAGCGCACCTACACGACGGTGGTACTGCTCGAGCAGGTGAGCTACGAGGATGACGGCGTGACCGTCCACGAAACGGAGGAACTCGTCAGAGAGTCGACAACGGTCGCTGACGGCGAAACGCACCAGCAAACGCTCAACGTCACGCCATCGATGCAGGGCGACGAGTTCCGCCTGACGGTGCTCCTCTACGAGGGCGATCCGCCGTCGGATCCGACAACCGAGAACGCATACCGTGCGATCAATCTGCCAATCGAGCTCGAGTAG
- a CDS encoding DUF7344 domain-containing protein has protein sequence MKSTHINSEEQDSQEIDTETDCPSEASAFSKDEIFHLLQNERRRMVLRYLRGTDEPVRMRDIAEQVAAWEHETTVKELTSTQRQRVYIPLYQSHLSKLDQAGIIDYQQNRGIVERKPLADQVDQYLQVDPSIESVNEQRSDEGWDDYYIGATVVCYVFLLGAVMELPFMSFLSGIALSALILLLFTVLTISRLIN, from the coding sequence ATGAAATCGACACATATCAACTCGGAAGAACAGGATAGCCAGGAGATAGATACCGAGACGGACTGTCCTTCCGAAGCGTCTGCGTTCTCGAAAGACGAAATCTTTCATCTGCTGCAAAACGAACGCCGTCGGATGGTGCTCCGGTACCTACGCGGTACCGACGAACCCGTCCGCATGCGCGATATTGCGGAACAGGTTGCGGCCTGGGAACACGAGACCACCGTCAAAGAGCTCACGTCCACGCAGCGCCAGCGCGTTTACATTCCCCTCTATCAGTCTCACCTCTCGAAGCTCGATCAGGCAGGAATAATCGACTACCAGCAAAACCGCGGAATCGTCGAGCGAAAACCGCTCGCCGACCAGGTCGATCAGTACCTTCAGGTCGATCCGTCCATCGAATCGGTGAACGAGCAACGTAGCGACGAGGGGTGGGACGATTACTACATCGGCGCAACAGTCGTCTGTTACGTCTTCTTGCTCGGTGCAGTGATGGAACTGCCGTTTATGTCGTTCCTCTCGGGGATCGCACTGAGCGCGTTGATCCTGCTCCTCTTTACAGTGCTGACTATCAGCAGACTCATCAATTGA
- a CDS encoding asparagine synthase-related protein codes for MNRELFGVFGGIEAFGRFRSGDEFDEVLTGPAITVGIRDADLGTQGWSAQYASDDGYCVIWGEIYAPDDSANAARWLLERYETDGRDALSALNGSYVAVLDDGTSDGGFVATDPVRSRECFYTDEPGVRVFGTDAAEVSRTITEPTVNRNGILEFLHMGVTLGEKTAITELHRLPLDSRLTPASVESLDRFVYQPREFDYAGELADRLERALQRRSVLPGRKGVLLSAGYDSRIILSQVTDIDHSYTVGAPNAQEVQGAKQLADQYGASHTAFPPDERYLRPDESKIRYSNGIKESLHIHHAGYTDEIDVDTMYHGLLSDTFFRGHFTAQDTVDVLDKRIPTGRLDPDPDPVEVLLEKFGYSREASLELADRTSFDVDPEAFVREALADEIDSRRSHAETIQNTLTCVGIANQPSVPFHNHLSDQFITSFLATDRELIEWHLQTPPAHRTTDTFLQACEQLDDEILRYRPPDRPYDSTLLNEIEGFVRRKTPLLPAFQPPWPDRETLFEQYGFDQRLLSDMAYVHQLPARHKLRLTDLRGWLERGLGPKKQPLPWLTPPESSVG; via the coding sequence ATGAACAGGGAACTCTTCGGCGTATTCGGCGGTATCGAGGCGTTCGGGCGGTTCAGATCCGGTGACGAGTTCGACGAGGTGCTCACTGGACCGGCCATCACGGTCGGAATCAGGGACGCCGATCTCGGAACGCAAGGATGGAGCGCTCAGTACGCCAGCGACGACGGTTACTGTGTTATCTGGGGAGAGATATACGCTCCCGACGACAGCGCTAACGCCGCACGCTGGCTCCTCGAGCGCTACGAGACGGACGGACGCGACGCGCTATCGGCGCTCAACGGCTCGTACGTCGCCGTTCTCGACGACGGGACGAGTGACGGGGGGTTCGTCGCCACGGATCCGGTCCGATCTCGAGAGTGTTTCTACACCGACGAACCCGGGGTTCGAGTCTTCGGAACCGACGCCGCCGAGGTCAGCCGCACGATTACCGAGCCGACGGTGAACCGGAATGGAATCCTCGAGTTCCTCCACATGGGTGTGACGCTCGGCGAAAAAACGGCGATCACGGAACTGCATCGTCTCCCGCTGGATAGTCGGCTCACGCCCGCATCAGTCGAGTCGCTCGATCGCTTCGTCTACCAACCGCGCGAGTTCGACTACGCGGGAGAGCTCGCCGATCGGCTCGAACGAGCGCTTCAGCGGCGATCGGTGCTCCCTGGACGAAAGGGGGTGCTCCTCTCGGCGGGATACGATTCGCGGATCATCCTCTCGCAGGTGACCGATATCGACCACAGCTACACGGTCGGTGCACCGAACGCACAGGAGGTACAGGGAGCGAAACAGCTCGCCGACCAGTACGGCGCGAGCCATACCGCGTTTCCGCCGGACGAGCGGTATCTCCGTCCCGACGAGTCGAAGATACGGTACTCGAACGGGATCAAAGAATCGCTGCACATCCACCACGCCGGCTACACGGACGAGATCGACGTCGACACGATGTACCACGGCCTCCTCAGTGACACCTTCTTCCGGGGCCATTTTACCGCACAGGATACCGTCGACGTCCTCGATAAACGCATTCCGACCGGTCGCCTCGATCCCGATCCGGACCCGGTCGAGGTGTTGCTCGAGAAGTTCGGATACAGCCGCGAGGCGAGCCTCGAACTCGCCGACCGAACGTCGTTCGACGTCGATCCAGAAGCGTTCGTCAGGGAGGCACTCGCCGACGAAATCGACTCGAGGCGCTCGCACGCGGAGACGATACAGAACACGCTCACCTGCGTTGGGATCGCCAACCAGCCGTCGGTTCCGTTCCACAACCACCTCTCGGATCAGTTCATCACGTCGTTTCTGGCGACGGATCGCGAACTGATCGAGTGGCATCTACAGACGCCGCCAGCACACCGAACGACGGACACCTTCTTGCAAGCGTGTGAGCAACTGGACGACGAAATCTTGCGATACAGACCACCCGATCGACCGTACGATAGTACCCTCCTCAACGAGATCGAGGGATTCGTCCGTCGAAAGACGCCGCTTCTCCCGGCGTTCCAACCCCCGTGGCCGGATCGTGAAACGCTCTTCGAGCAGTACGGGTTCGACCAGCGGCTGTTATCCGATATGGCGTACGTCCACCAACTGCCGGCCAGACATAAACTGCGACTTACCGATCTTCGTGGCTGGCTCGAGCGCGGGCTAGGTCCGAAGAAGCAGCCGCTACCGTGGTTGACTCCGCCGGAGTCCTCGGTAGGATAG